GCTCTTACACCTAATCGAATAAATGAACCTAAGTTTACACTGCCTGAAGAAGATGATGATGAAAAAACAAAAGCGATTCCTGTTGTTACAAAGATGCCAGCTGAGTCGAATGTTGATGAAACTATCGTTCACCATTCTGATGAACGAAAACAACCTAAGAAAAAGAACTTTCTTTGGATTAGTGTTTTCATGGCAATATTAATAATTGGTGGTACGACAGCAGCTTTTATCATTCCTGATTTGTTTAAGGAAGAACAAATTACGATACCAGATATGGAAGGTAAAGAAGTATCAGAAGCTATTACGACTTTGAGAAACCTAGGTCTAGTAGTAGATGAAAAGCAAATGATCCATAATGAGGTTCCTGAAAAACATGTTATTAAGACAGAACCAAGTGCTGATTATACTGTTAAAAAAGGATTTCCGATAACGGTCTATGAAAGTTTAGGGAAGCAAAAAATAAAGTTTGAAGATTATGTTGGACAAGAAATTGAAGAAGTAAAAAGAGAGTTACAGCTCAAAGGCATTGATGTTGAAAATAACTTAATCACCATTGAGATTGAAAATGAAGTAGAGCAAGGTATGATTGTTACTCAACGTCAACCTAAACCTGGAGAAGAAATAGATCCAGATGAAATGAAAGAGACAGTTGTCATTTTTGAAGTTAGTGAAGGTCAAAAAGTTGTCATCAAAGATATGAATGGCTGGAATGAACAAGAAGTGCAACAGTATATAGAAAATGAATCTTTGCAATTAGAAGAAATAAACTATGAATATTCAAATGATGTACCAAAAGGTCAAGTGATCTCCCAAACGATTAATGCAAATCAAAAGGTTGAAAAAGGAACAACAGTAGGAGTCATCATTTCAAAAGGGCCGAGCCCTAAGACAACAACGATAACAAAGGTAATTCCATATAATGGTGAATCATTAGAGAAAGTACAACGTATTGATGTTTATATCAGTGATATAGACAATAAGATGGAAGAAGTAGCTTTGTCTGATACAATGACAGAATCAAAAGCGATTTCTTTTGATATACAAGTCCCGTATAATGGAGAGGCATCTTATAAGATCTATGTAAATGGTGAGTTTTTTGAAGGGAACATTATCCGTTATAACACGTTACCTGAATAAAATGATTGTCCTGTAGTCGAATAAGTATCACTAGTTAATTGATTGTGACTGAATATGGAGAGCATGTTTTAGCAACAAGAGGTAATATGAGGAGGCAATTATGCAGGAAGGTAAGATAATTAAAGCATTGAGTGGATTTTATTACGTTTATTCAGAAGGTACTGTAACACAATGCAGAGGTAGAGGTGTATTTAGAAAAAAGAAAATTACTCCTCTTGTCGGTGATATGGTACAATTTGAAGCTGAAAATCAAAATGAAGGTTATGTATTGAAGATTGGGAAACGGAAGAACGAGTTAGTTCGTCCACCGATTGCAAATGTTGACCAAGCTATCCTCGTATTCTCAGCAGTAGAGCCTGATTTTAGTACAGCACTGTTGGATCGATTCCTTGTTTTAGTTGAAGCGAATGATATTGACCCGATTATTTGTATCACGAAGATGGATCTAGTTAATGATGAAGTGAAACTTAAAATTGAAGCTTATGCAGATGATTATCGTAAGATTGGTTATCCAGTTCTATTAACTTCTACTGAAACAGCAACTGGTTTAGATGTGCTATCACCATACTTTGAAGGTAAGACATCAGTGTTTGCTGGACAATCAGGTGTTGGAAAGTCTTCGTTACTGAATGCGTTAAATCCTGAGCTTGATCTTGAAACAGGAGTGATTTCAATGAGTTTAGGGCGAGGGAAACATACGACTCGTCACGTTGAATTAATTCAGTTTGGTTCAGGTCTAGTTGCAGATACACCTGGTTTTAGTTCACTTGAATTTCTAGGGATTGAAACAGAGGATCTAGGAAGTTGCTTCCCTGAGATGTTACACTTATCTTCAGAATGTAAGTTTAGAGGCTGTACACACTTAGCTGAGCCTAAATGCGCGGTTAAGGTGGCAGTTGAGGATGGAGAAATTCCTTCATATCGCTATGAACATTATGAAAATTTTTATCAAGAAATTAAAGATAGAAAGCCGAGGTATTAACAATGATTAAAATTGCACCATCGATTTTATCAGCAGATTTTGCAAGATTGGGAGAAGAAATAAAGGATGTTGAACGTGGAGGAGCAGATTATATTCATGTAGATGTAATGGATGGTCACTTTGTTCCTAATATTACGATTGGTCCACTTATTGTAGAAGCAATTCGTCCAGTTACTAATTTACCGTTAGATGTCCACCTTATGATTGAAAAACCTGATCAGTATATCTCTGCATTTGCAAAAGCAGGAGCAGATATTATTACTGTTCATGTAGAAGCGTGTACACATCTACATAGAACCATTCAGCTTATTAAGCAAGAAGGAGTTAAAGCTGGTGTCGTTGTAAACCCTGCAACTCCTATTGAGTCTATTCAACATATCATTGCCGATGTAGATATGGTTTTATTAATGACAGTTAATCCAGGATTTGGTGGACAAAAGTTCATTGAATCTGTAGTACCAAAGATTAAACAAGTTAAAGAATTAGCAGATGCGACTGGTCGTGAGATAGAAATCGAAGTAGATGGTGGAGTTAACATTGAAACAGCTAAGTTAGTTAAAGATGCTGGTGCGAACGTGCTCGTAGCTGGTTCAGCTGTTTTTAATAAAGAAGATAGAAAGAAAGCAATTGAAGAAATTCGAAATGCATAATTTACAAAACAGTTGTGGGATACCACAACTGTTTTTTTCATGTGAAGTGATCATTTTTTAAGTTATGGAGCATACAATGAGGATAAGAAACGATTCATAATGACCTATAACCTAGTGTTGAGTTCTGCTCAACTAAATTTGTAATTATTATCAATTATAGCGTATTGAAAAGTCCAATAGGTATGGCT
This sequence is a window from Bacillus solimangrovi. Protein-coding genes within it:
- the pknB gene encoding Stk1 family PASTA domain-containing Ser/Thr kinase translates to MLTGKLLNGRYKMLKMIGGGGMAHVYLAHDQILNREVAVKVLRLDFSDNDEFIERFRREAYSATSLHHPNIVEIFDVGEEDGIYFMVMEYVDGKTLKQLIQQYGPVSVEDSVHIMSQMTSAIQHAHENQIIHRDIKPHNILINEDGVVKITDFGIAMALSSTSITQTNSVLGSVHYFSPEQARGGMANRKSDIYSLGVVMFEILTGRLPFSGESAVSIALKHLQNETPSPRRWNEKIPQSVENIILKATAKDPFHRYASAEEMELDLDTALTPNRINEPKFTLPEEDDDEKTKAIPVVTKMPAESNVDETIVHHSDERKQPKKKNFLWISVFMAILIIGGTTAAFIIPDLFKEEQITIPDMEGKEVSEAITTLRNLGLVVDEKQMIHNEVPEKHVIKTEPSADYTVKKGFPITVYESLGKQKIKFEDYVGQEIEEVKRELQLKGIDVENNLITIEIENEVEQGMIVTQRQPKPGEEIDPDEMKETVVIFEVSEGQKVVIKDMNGWNEQEVQQYIENESLQLEEINYEYSNDVPKGQVISQTINANQKVEKGTTVGVIISKGPSPKTTTITKVIPYNGESLEKVQRIDVYISDIDNKMEEVALSDTMTESKAISFDIQVPYNGEASYKIYVNGEFFEGNIIRYNTLPE
- the rsgA gene encoding ribosome small subunit-dependent GTPase A translates to MQEGKIIKALSGFYYVYSEGTVTQCRGRGVFRKKKITPLVGDMVQFEAENQNEGYVLKIGKRKNELVRPPIANVDQAILVFSAVEPDFSTALLDRFLVLVEANDIDPIICITKMDLVNDEVKLKIEAYADDYRKIGYPVLLTSTETATGLDVLSPYFEGKTSVFAGQSGVGKSSLLNALNPELDLETGVISMSLGRGKHTTRHVELIQFGSGLVADTPGFSSLEFLGIETEDLGSCFPEMLHLSSECKFRGCTHLAEPKCAVKVAVEDGEIPSYRYEHYENFYQEIKDRKPRY
- the rpe gene encoding ribulose-phosphate 3-epimerase — encoded protein: MIKIAPSILSADFARLGEEIKDVERGGADYIHVDVMDGHFVPNITIGPLIVEAIRPVTNLPLDVHLMIEKPDQYISAFAKAGADIITVHVEACTHLHRTIQLIKQEGVKAGVVVNPATPIESIQHIIADVDMVLLMTVNPGFGGQKFIESVVPKIKQVKELADATGREIEIEVDGGVNIETAKLVKDAGANVLVAGSAVFNKEDRKKAIEEIRNA